The genomic region TTGATTAAAGACTAAGAGTTCCAAAATATTTTTCGCTTTTGATATTACCGTTGCGAAAACTACGTAAGTCATACTTATGATAGTATCGTAACGTTTTTAAATATTATATTCACTCTTTATCTTGATGGCTACTAAAGTAAAGTTCAAGTATAAGGGAGAGGAGAAGGAAGTAGATATTTCGAAGATAAAGAAGGTTTGGAGAGTTGGCAAAATGATATCATTCACCTACGACGACAACGGTAAAACTGGCAGAGGAGCAGTTAGCGAAAAAGACGCACCAAAAGAACTACTAGAGAAATTAGAGAAGAAATAAGAAGTCCTTTTCCTCTTTTAATCTAATTTCTTTTTCTTGGTTCATTGTTAATATTTATATTCTTTAAAGAGAATAAATACTCATGGTAAAAGTTATAAAAAGAGATGGAAGCGAAGAAGAACTAATTTATGAGAAGATAGTAGTTAGTGTATTAAAAACTGGAGCTCCTATTGACATAGCAAGAAAAATAGCTTTCATGACAATAGGTAAGATATATATGGATAATAAAGAGAGTGTAACTGCAAAGGAGTTAACATCATTAATACTTAATTACTTGAAGGCAGAAAATGAAACTTGGTATAGAAACTGGATAGCATATGATAGAGTAGCAAAAAAGAGGGAAACAGAGAAGGAATTAAAATGATGAGCTTCCAGGCTTAGCGAACAATGAGCAAATGGTTGCAAGAGCTGATTAAATGTCGTATGGACAAGAATAATCATTTTTATTCAATTTTTTTCTAGCCAAGCTACACAATGGACAAATGTTTATAACTTCTCCGTCTGTAGAATTTACTAGTCTTCTAACTACAGAATTTACTAGATCCATCATTTCTTCATCAGCTTCAAGTTTCTTTTTAGCATCTTCATTACCCCTTTTGCCTTTTAAATAATAGTTTACCTCTGCAGAACTTATGCCCATTAATGTAGATATTTGCAATTGAGATAATCCTTGAGCGTAAAGTCGCTCAACTAAAATTGCTTTTATTACTGGAATTATATCTCTTACTGCAACCTCGCATGGTGCTACTACTTTTCTATTCAAGTTAATCTGCTATATTTTATCTTTAACAGTATTTAACGATTTCTACATTTTTTGCCATACATTATTTCGTATCTCTTTACAATTATTGTAAACTAAGTATACCAAATACCTCGTCAGAGGAAAACCTTAAAGTGAAACCTAATTTCTTACCAATTTTTATCATTGGGATGTTATCGGGTAATGTGTAAAATTTCACTTTGGTCATACCTAGTTTTTTAGCTTCTTCTATAATACTCTTTACAAGCATAGTCCCAATACCTTTTCTTCTGTGTTCAGGCTTTACTACTAAAGAAAACTCGCCATCTTCATATAGTGAAATTTCTCCAACAATTTCGCTATCAATTACTGCTATTAAAGTAACTTTTGACGATTTTGTCAAATTTACTACATCTTGCTCGCTGAGTCTTGTAAAAGAGAAGAACCTCATATAAAGGTCGTCTGGTGACAGAGAATTGTAGAGATTATAAATTCCCTCCACGTCGGAGAAGTTAGCTTTCCTTATTTGTAAAGCATTTATCATATTTATATTTTACAACTTATATTTAAAAAACTAGCATACTATTTGATGAAGCTTTATAAAATCCGTTCTACCTTCCTCTAATGTAGGATCTCCACCAGTTATAACTATGTTATCGTTGCACTTAACAAATTTTTTGGAAATTTCTTCAGCATATACTATTATATCATTTAGTGTAATTAGCGATTTTTCAGTAAGAAAAGGATAGACGCCCCAACATATCTTTAATTTTCTAATTAATTCTTTATTCGGAGATAGTCCAATTATTGGCACTTTTGGTCTGAGCCTTGATATTCTTATAATAGAAGTTCCACTTCTACTATGCACTACTAAAAGCCTTGCCTTAGAAATTTCAGCTACATTTACTGATGCTACTGCTATTGCATCATCTCCAGTAAGGGGAGGGGGTCTTACTGTCTTCACTCTTTTCTCTACAGCTAAAATTATATCGTGAAGAGTCTTTACGGCCTCTACTGGGTAATTACCAGCAGCAGTCTCATCACTTAGCATTATGGCGTCTACTCCTTCCGATACCGAATTAGAAATATCAATAACTTCTGCTCTAGTTGGTATAGGATTATTTACCATCGATTCCAAAACCTGAGTGGCAAGAATTACTGGTTTTCCGTAAAGCTTCGAAAGTCTTATTATCTTTTTCTGGGTAAAAGGGAGATTTTCTAAACCTATTTCTACTCCTAAATCTCCTCTGGCCACCATTACACCGTCCGCTACTTTAATAATATCCTTGAGGTTTTCAACAGCATTTTTCTTTTCAATTTTGGCGATTATCCACGCTCTATCTTTTGAAATGCTCTTCACTTTCAATACATCGTCTTTACTAAGGACGAATGATAAACCTATGAAATCTGCTTCTAAATCTAAAGCTTCTTTAAGGAGTTGCAAATCGTTATCTGTAACTCCAGACGGAATTTTGATATCTGGAATATTTATTCCCTTCCTAGAAGTTACAGTTCCGCCTTCAATAACTACTCCTTCTACTCTATCTTTTTCTACTTTTGTTACGTTAATTTTTATACTACCATCTGCAATTAATACATAGGAATTTTCTTTAACCCCAGAATAAAATAATGGGTCTTCAACTGGAATTCCTTCATAAGGAGAAAAAACAACTTTATCTCCAGGTTTTAAAACGATTTTCCCTTTTATATCTCCTACCCTAATTTTAGGCCCAGGAAGATCTACTAAAATTGAAGCATCAGAGTATTCCTTTATTTTCTCAAAATACTCTTTATGACTTTCAGTAGCCCCATGTGCAAAGTTTATCCTAAAAATATCAACATATTGCGAAAGTTCTTTTACTTTATCTATACTTGAAGGACCTAATGTGGCAATAATCTTTGTTTTTCGCATTTATGAATAACTTGTTGATACTTGGTTAATATTTTCGCATGCTTCAGGAATGCCGTTATCGCAAGCTTTCTTCCTTAATTCTTGAGCCTTCTTAAGGTCATGAAGTTTTTCATAAGCTAAAGATAACTTGTATAGGAATTCTCCATTATTTCCTACATCATTTAGCACTTTATCTAATTGATCTTTCTTACCTCTGTTCACTATAGAATTAATTGCTATATCAACGAATTCACTATATTTCCCAACCTTGGCATAACAAGAAATAACCCTTTTTACGTTACCGCAAACTGAAATATCAAAGATTTTACCTATTGAATCAAGTACTTCAACAAGGTATTCGCATTTTGCAGCGTCTATTATATTACAAATAACCCAATTAGCTTGGGAAATATTATTTGATGAGACTGTTTTCTCAATTAGTTCTATCCCTTGTTTTACATAACCATCTATTATTCGTTCCTTGGCTTCAGTCAAGGATTTTATTAGTTCATGAGTATCGGTTACCATTAAGTATGTATTGTAACCGAAGCTTAAATATGTTTTAGTTTCGATTTACAGTGAGTCTATTTAAAATTTAACATAGCGTGAGATGTAACCTAAATCTTTCAATCTACCTAGGACTAAATCTGTAGTATATTTACCCATTGCGGGAGCATAACTCCAGCCTAGTCTGCAAGCACCAGTGGCTACTGTAATGTTATCTCTTTTCCCGATTATAGGAAAACCGTCAGGAGAGCATGGCCTGAATCCCATGTTCATTTCATAAATATATGAAATATCGACAATCTTAGAAGACTTGTCAAGAACTAGTTGTGCCCTACTGGAATCGTAAGAACTATCTGCGTCAAATCCGCCGGTTATTTTTATAAAATCCTCAAAAGGCGAGATAGCTATTCCATCGTCTACCAAAACTAATGGCTTATTATACTTAGGTGTTCCCTTAACTCTATAACCATAGCCTTTGAACGCTGTAACTGGCAAATTACTAATAAATTTAGTAGTCCAAACACCTGATGCTAGAACTATTTCGTCAAAATCTTTCAACTCCTCTAAGTTTCGAACGTCTTTATTTACAATTTTTACTCCTTTAAGTTCATTTCTCATTCTATCTATAAATTTCTCAGTAGAAATTCTTGATAGCTCTGGGAAAAATATTGCACCTGCGAATCCTTCAAAGTCAACTTTTTCAAACTTAGGATTAAAAGGGCTTTTTTTCTCTTCTTCTAATCCTTTTTCCAGATCTTCTTCCCTAAGATAAACTTCGTATAATCCATCATCCTTATAATCAAAATCGTTACTTTCTTCTGCCATTTCTTTGTAAGTCTTCAATGAAAACTCTGCCATCTCCCTCATAGTTTTCCAAGCATCCTCTGGAGGATTCTTATTTAGATTTTTAAGGAGCTCTTTCAACCAGAACTTATTAACGTTCCTTATATATGTAGTACCCCTAAGACTATATTTTAACATTTTTATTATCATGTGCGTGGAATTTATTTTATCAAATCTATAAGGCTCTATTAATCCTGCAGCATGAACAGAATAACTACCTAAGTCAGCTTTTTCAAAAATTGTAACGTCTACATCTTCTTTCTTTAAAAAATATGCGGTAAATAATCCAACTATTCCACCACCAACTATTGCAACTTTCATTTCAATTCACTCAATATTTTTACTGCTATTTTCTTAATATTACTTTCTTTAGTTGAAAGTTCCTCTAAATATTTTATTTGGTTTAATATATTTTCTTTAGTTATAAAACCTTGTTTTACTAACTCCAATGAATATTTCCAAGCATAAATCCTGACTGAAGGTTTCTTATGACTTAAAAACTCATAATATCTCTCTTTATCAGAAGGTTGAATAATACCTAGTTCTACCAATTTAGGAAAAAGTTTCCAAGCTTTCTTCCTAATTGTTGGGTAGTAACTCCTTAATAGTCTCCAAAAAGAGTACCTAGAAGAAACTATTATATCCTTAGGCACTAACTCATATTTTAATAATTCTTCAACGTGTTCCCATGCAGATATTTTTATTTTATCAGAGTTCGCAACCAAAGTTCTTTCAATTCCTTCTATTGTAAGCATTTTATAAACCTCGAGGTGATTCCAGGCATCGTCTCTAACTCCTTGTAAAGGAAACCATAAGAGAGATCTAAAAAATCCTCTATTTTCTAGCAAATTTGAATAATATCCAGATTTAATGATATTTATTACTTCCTCCCAAGCCTTTTGTCTAATTTCTTGCTTTGGGCTTTTAAGATCTTTAAGTTTCAATTTATCCACCAGATGCAGTAAGTACTATAGTTAATTTATCTCCATCTTTAATTTTCTCATCTTCTATAATAGGTACACCGTTTCTAAGAACTACTGTACCTTGTATTGTATAGCCTAAATGTTTTAGTAAATCTCTTACTCTATAATAGTCTGGAACCTCGAGGGATTTAGTAACATTTTCTCTTGCCAAATTTACCTCAACTTTCATAAGTTTAAGCTATCTTTTAGCGTTTTTAAATTTTCCAAACAATACATTAATTGGCTTATTTCATCCTTATTTTTTGTATGAAAAGATATTCCATCACCTATTATACAATTCTCTGGAATGTCCAACCTATACTTACCGCAAATTTTAGTAAAAGAAAAAGTAAGATTTTTAATTTTATTTATTTTATGATAAATTATTCCTTCTCCTGAGCTAGTCTTTATTTCACCTTTATAACTTCCTTTAATAATTTGCAAAACAGAAATATATTTAGATAAAAAATTAAAATATGGAATATCTAAAATTCTAAATCTAACATTAAATATCTCTACATATTTATCTTCAAATTTAACTTCTAATTCTTTACATTGAATCAATTCCATGGGTTCGTATTTAGGTAATCTTAACTCATTAATGAGTGTATAAAATTCATCTATAACGCCAATAGTTTCCCCTTTAACCCCTTGGTATTTCATTAAATACCCAATATATTCGTCTTCACTTATTTTGCCTTCTAGAAGTTGTAAAGATTTATTATTTAGCTCTTCGTCTTTAATTTCCGTTTTAAATACAGCAAAATTTCCATATCCAAAACTAGGAATATATTGTAATAAATATCCTTCAAGAAAGAAATACCTTATTCCTCTATTAATTGTATAAATTAGCTTATCTAAAACATTAGAAGGGATATCGCTTATCTTTAAAATTATTTCCCCAGAGTAAAAGTAGCGTTCTTTCCCATTCTCGATATCTTGATAACTTCCATAATCATAAAGAGTAACGTTATTATCTCTCAATCCTTGTCTACAGACTAGCATTACATATACGCCAAAGCCCTATATTTTGCCATAATTAATCCCTTTTCATAGCAGTTAAGTACGGAATTTGCTACTTTATTCCACCTAAAGTTTTCCTCAACTCTTTTTACGGCATTTTCTCTGACTACAGACCAAAGATGGACATTATCGGTCTTGTAAATATAGCTCTTGTTAAGATAACTCCTATCCTCGTTTTCATCTGCTAAGGATAAATAAATAGCAGTTTTAATTGCCGTAGCTAAGGATGATATACTCTCTGGTTCGACTAAAAATCCTGTTCCGTCCTTATTCCACCTTAAGTCTAGGATCGATTCAGTCAGACCGCCCACAGAATAAGCTATTACTGGAGTTCCTACAGCCATTGCCTCAATAGCGTTAATACCAAAAGGTTCCCATCTAGAAGGAACTACAAATACTGATGCTACGTAATGCATTACCTTATAAATTTCTGGATTAATTCCATGAGAAATTAATAAGCGAACGTTGTCCCTAATTTCTGCAGACCTATCTATTATATCTTGTAATAAGCCGTAATCTCCAGTAGGAACACCAAAGACTATTAATCTAGCGTTCCAAATCTCATTGACTACATCTTTGAACGCTCTAAGGAGTAAGTCTATTCCTTTTTGATAAATTATTCTACCAGTAAAGAGAACTAACGGACCATCTTGAAGCTCTTCAGTAGTCCAGTCATCTTTTATTCCTATCCTATGTCTATTATTCCATAACATGTTACCAGTAGTATAATCTTCTGGAATTGCCTTTTGCAAGGAAATTAATTTATATGCAGATTTCCTTGCAACTTTCCTATCTGCAGTACCAAAGTACTTTATAGAGAGTGCGGAAGCTTCCTCAAGCTTCCAATCGGTTCCATTATAAGTTACACAGCTCTTATTTTCCATAAAATTCCCTATATAAGGAAAAACATCGTAATTTAAGTAACTTTTACTAACTGTAGCTATTATATCCGCCTCATAAGCGCCAAACCTTTCTATCTTACCTTCACAATAATCCCATAAAA from Acidianus ambivalens harbors:
- the sul7d gene encoding Sul7d family chromatin protein translates to MATKVKFKYKGEEKEVDISKIKKVWRVGKMISFTYDDNGKTGRGAVSEKDAPKELLEKLEKK
- a CDS encoding ATP cone domain-containing protein — translated: MVKVIKRDGSEEELIYEKIVVSVLKTGAPIDIARKIAFMTIGKIYMDNKESVTAKELTSLILNYLKAENETWYRNWIAYDRVAKKRETEKELK
- a CDS encoding transcriptional regulator, which codes for MNRKVVAPCEVAVRDIIPVIKAILVERLYAQGLSQLQISTLMGISSAEVNYYLKGKRGNEDAKKKLEADEEMMDLVNSVVRRLVNSTDGEVINICPLCSLARKKLNKNDYSCPYDI
- a CDS encoding GNAT family N-acetyltransferase, translated to MINALQIRKANFSDVEGIYNLYNSLSPDDLYMRFFSFTRLSEQDVVNLTKSSKVTLIAVIDSEIVGEISLYEDGEFSLVVKPEHRRKGIGTMLVKSIIEEAKKLGMTKVKFYTLPDNIPMIKIGKKLGFTLRFSSDEVFGILSLQ
- the pyk gene encoding pyruvate kinase, with product MRKTKIIATLGPSSIDKVKELSQYVDIFRINFAHGATESHKEYFEKIKEYSDASILVDLPGPKIRVGDIKGKIVLKPGDKVVFSPYEGIPVEDPLFYSGVKENSYVLIADGSIKINVTKVEKDRVEGVVIEGGTVTSRKGINIPDIKIPSGVTDNDLQLLKEALDLEADFIGLSFVLSKDDVLKVKSISKDRAWIIAKIEKKNAVENLKDIIKVADGVMVARGDLGVEIGLENLPFTQKKIIRLSKLYGKPVILATQVLESMVNNPIPTRAEVIDISNSVSEGVDAIMLSDETAAGNYPVEAVKTLHDIILAVEKRVKTVRPPPLTGDDAIAVASVNVAEISKARLLVVHSRSGTSIIRISRLRPKVPIIGLSPNKELIRKLKICWGVYPFLTEKSLITLNDIIVYAEEISKKFVKCNDNIVITGGDPTLEEGRTDFIKLHQIVC
- a CDS encoding DUF1955 domain-containing protein, with amino-acid sequence MVTDTHELIKSLTEAKERIIDGYVKQGIELIEKTVSSNNISQANWVICNIIDAAKCEYLVEVLDSIGKIFDISVCGNVKRVISCYAKVGKYSEFVDIAINSIVNRGKKDQLDKVLNDVGNNGEFLYKLSLAYEKLHDLKKAQELRKKACDNGIPEACENINQVSTSYS
- a CDS encoding FAD-dependent oxidoreductase; its protein translation is MKVAIVGGGIVGLFTAYFLKKEDVDVTIFEKADLGSYSVHAAGLIEPYRFDKINSTHMIIKMLKYSLRGTTYIRNVNKFWLKELLKNLNKNPPEDAWKTMREMAEFSLKTYKEMAEESNDFDYKDDGLYEVYLREEDLEKGLEEEKKSPFNPKFEKVDFEGFAGAIFFPELSRISTEKFIDRMRNELKGVKIVNKDVRNLEELKDFDEIVLASGVWTTKFISNLPVTAFKGYGYRVKGTPKYNKPLVLVDDGIAISPFEDFIKITGGFDADSSYDSSRAQLVLDKSSKIVDISYIYEMNMGFRPCSPDGFPIIGKRDNITVATGACRLGWSYAPAMGKYTTDLVLGRLKDLGYISRYVKF
- a CDS encoding MoaD/ThiS family protein, coding for MKVEVNLARENVTKSLEVPDYYRVRDLLKHLGYTIQGTVVLRNGVPIIEDEKIKDGDKLTIVLTASGG
- a CDS encoding glycosyltransferase; translated protein: MKRIESLWIPDKIEKIWLLTFELSKIASMGGLGTAVYNLGKELASLGKQVAVIMPSHGRHMNDYYRSLLKLRDSGMTIYGIRKGMNGAHYPYKLGFEIGELDGMKIMLAKGLDYDTGRIMDSWGIYDYAMEKSALLARAIEGLIQNMSLEDVPSIIHVNDWHSVLAGVKAKLMFEQRRVIVPLMYTIHLLNKVGAPWHYASPDWGGLEDYYHYIWMVAKHIAYKTSVLWDYCEGKIERFGAYEADIIATVSKSYLNYDVFPYIGNFMENKSCVTYNGTDWKLEEASALSIKYFGTADRKVARKSAYKLISLQKAIPEDYTTGNMLWNNRHRIGIKDDWTTEELQDGPLVLFTGRIIYQKGIDLLLRAFKDVVNEIWNARLIVFGVPTGDYGLLQDIIDRSAEIRDNVRLLISHGINPEIYKVMHYVASVFVVPSRWEPFGINAIEAMAVGTPVIAYSVGGLTESILDLRWNKDGTGFLVEPESISSLATAIKTAIYLSLADENEDRSYLNKSYIYKTDNVHLWSVVRENAVKRVEENFRWNKVANSVLNCYEKGLIMAKYRALAYM